One window from the genome of Lentibacillus daqui encodes:
- a CDS encoding b(o/a)3-type cytochrome-c oxidase subunit 1, translating into MIKSIRSITAPDARLTMAHMFVAFSALLIGATAGLLQTLVRSGKVTLPAGIDYYQILTLHGVILGLVLTTFFIIGFVIATQSKTAGAYSLNERKLAWIGFFMMVIGVCCTATVILLNEASVLYTFYAPLQAHPAFYIGLVLVIIGSWIEGFIIFHRHARWRKENRGKRTPLLSYMGVVTMLLWQIATLGVAAAALIQFIPWSLGFTDTIDVLVSRTLFWYFGHPLVYFWLLPAYMCWYAIIPKIIGGKIFSDSLARLTFILLLLFSIPVGFHHQLTEPGIDPFWKYLQVVLTFMVVIPSLMTAFSVFASFEMRGRELGAKGLFGWLKKMPWKDVRFLAPFIGMVWFIPAGTGGIINASNQMNQVIHNTIWVTGHFHLTAATSVILTFFGIAYWLIPSITGRKLTAKMNKLGIIQTIFWSVGMAIMSGAMHWEGLLGGPRRSAYSEYAGNADTAGFGAYQIAQAIGGSILFIGMIIMLVIFINLAFFAPKGKEEFPVATVADAASPTPKILENWKLWIGVTCALILFAYTIPFIDIIQNAPPGSPGYKFW; encoded by the coding sequence ATGATCAAATCAATCAGAAGTATTACAGCACCTGATGCCAGATTAACGATGGCCCATATGTTTGTCGCTTTTTCAGCGTTATTGATTGGCGCTACAGCAGGATTGCTTCAAACTCTGGTTCGATCGGGAAAAGTAACATTACCAGCTGGAATTGACTATTATCAGATTCTAACATTACATGGAGTCATATTAGGACTTGTACTGACAACTTTCTTTATTATAGGTTTTGTAATTGCAACGCAAAGCAAGACAGCGGGCGCATATAGCTTGAATGAGCGAAAATTGGCCTGGATTGGTTTCTTTATGATGGTCATCGGAGTTTGCTGTACGGCAACAGTTATTTTATTAAATGAAGCTTCGGTACTTTATACGTTTTATGCTCCATTGCAGGCGCATCCCGCTTTTTACATTGGCCTTGTATTGGTTATTATCGGAAGCTGGATTGAGGGATTTATAATCTTTCATCGTCATGCACGATGGCGAAAAGAAAATCGTGGTAAACGGACACCACTATTAAGTTACATGGGTGTCGTGACGATGTTGTTATGGCAGATCGCAACACTTGGGGTTGCGGCAGCCGCGTTAATTCAATTTATCCCATGGTCACTAGGGTTTACAGATACGATTGACGTACTGGTAAGCCGGACATTGTTCTGGTATTTCGGCCATCCGCTTGTTTATTTTTGGCTATTGCCCGCTTACATGTGCTGGTATGCCATTATCCCAAAAATTATTGGCGGGAAAATATTCTCGGACTCGTTAGCGCGTTTGACCTTTATCCTGCTATTATTATTCTCGATTCCGGTTGGTTTTCACCATCAGTTGACCGAACCTGGTATCGATCCGTTTTGGAAATACTTGCAAGTGGTTCTGACATTTATGGTGGTAATTCCTTCGTTGATGACTGCGTTCTCAGTTTTTGCTTCCTTTGAAATGCGCGGACGGGAATTAGGGGCAAAAGGCCTGTTTGGGTGGCTTAAAAAAATGCCATGGAAAGACGTTCGTTTCTTGGCACCATTCATTGGTATGGTTTGGTTCATTCCTGCAGGGACAGGTGGAATTATTAACGCATCCAATCAGATGAATCAAGTCATCCATAATACCATTTGGGTAACCGGACATTTTCATTTGACAGCAGCAACATCGGTTATTTTAACATTTTTCGGGATTGCTTATTGGCTCATCCCTTCGATTACTGGCCGAAAATTAACCGCCAAAATGAATAAACTGGGGATTATCCAAACCATATTTTGGTCAGTCGGTATGGCAATTATGTCCGGGGCCATGCACTGGGAAGGTTTACTCGGGGGACCACGCCGATCAGCATATTCCGAATATGCAGGTAATGCGGATACAGCAGGATTTGGCGCATATCAAATTGCCCAAGCCATTGGTGGATCCATCTTATTTATCGGGATGATTATTATGTTGGTTATTTTTATCAATCTGGCATTCTTTGCACCGAAAGGAAAAGAAGAATTTCCGGTCGCGACTGTTGCCGATGCCGCAAGTCCAACTCCGAAGATTTTGGAAAACTGGAAGTTATGGATCGGCGTAACGTGCGCATTGATTCTTTTTGCATACACGATTCCATTCATCGATATTATTCAGAACGCACCACCAGGATCGCCCGGGTATAAGTTCTGGTAA
- a CDS encoding cytochrome c oxidase subunit II, giving the protein MDMHKYEKIWLLFGTATLLIFLITIGISAFYLGNQPPSYAVTIDPEKVDEKAPFNKPGLKQIGDNEYELTIVASAFNYDVGNNEKLVQIPKGSTVHFNVTTKDVVHGFELVGTNVNMMLEPGYISTYTNTFDKPGKYTLLCNEYCGTGHHYMTATIEVME; this is encoded by the coding sequence ATGGATATGCACAAATATGAAAAAATCTGGCTTTTATTCGGAACAGCAACATTACTCATTTTTCTTATTACCATTGGCATTAGTGCATTTTATTTGGGTAATCAACCCCCAAGCTATGCTGTTACCATTGATCCGGAAAAAGTTGATGAAAAAGCGCCATTTAATAAACCTGGACTGAAGCAAATTGGTGACAATGAATACGAGCTTACCATTGTTGCCTCTGCATTTAATTATGACGTCGGCAATAATGAAAAGCTGGTACAAATCCCCAAAGGATCGACAGTTCATTTTAATGTCACTACGAAAGACGTTGTCCACGGATTTGAATTAGTCGGCACAAACGTAAACATGATGCTCGAACCGGGATATATCAGCACTTACACCAATACGTTTGATAAACCCGGAAAATACACACTGCTCTGTAACGAATATTGCGGTACGGGACACCATTATATGACCGCAACAATTGAGGTGATGGAATAA
- a CDS encoding cytochrome c oxidase subunit 2A encodes MTNQLQQKKVEKLKTDENSSLKGTFTSVMLLGAFIIVSWIGVWIVFQSR; translated from the coding sequence ATGACAAATCAGCTACAGCAAAAAAAGGTTGAGAAACTCAAAACCGACGAAAACAGCTCTTTAAAAGGTACCTTTACATCCGTAATGCTGTTGGGTGCATTCATTATTGTGTCCTGGATTGGCGTTTGGATAGTATTTCAGTCCCGTTAG
- a CDS encoding type III polyketide synthase yields MTYICSAGVGVPDYEMNQQEIKELVGGLFPYTEKQLERLLPVFDHAAIAKRQFVVPKDWFLHQHSFQEKNKLYQTLATRHALRAIDHCLTNRQFAKQDIPYQAIDMIIFVSSTGIATPSLDAHLLNERPFREDVERMPLWGLGCAGGAIGLSRAADFLTAHPKKTVLVIGAELCSLTFQKDDHKKSNLVGTALFSDGVGAVFLCGEQSKYCSNRTKILPRITRKGTFTKKDSLSIMGWDITNNGMEVIFSKSIPNLVKTLWKDHIESFLSGAGLEEQKIHSFIAHPGGKKVLQAMEETLHIPTEKLIHSYNVLRDHGNMSSGTVFYVLYEWMKEVFQGKEQSILSALGPGFSSELLLLEWNE; encoded by the coding sequence ATGACATATATTTGTTCGGCAGGTGTTGGCGTTCCCGATTATGAGATGAACCAACAGGAAATTAAAGAACTCGTTGGCGGACTATTCCCCTATACGGAAAAACAACTGGAAAGGTTACTTCCTGTATTTGATCATGCAGCAATCGCGAAACGGCAATTTGTCGTTCCAAAAGATTGGTTTCTTCATCAGCACTCATTTCAGGAAAAAAATAAATTATATCAAACGCTCGCTACTCGTCATGCATTACGGGCCATTGATCATTGTTTGACAAACCGGCAATTTGCTAAACAGGATATTCCCTATCAGGCCATTGATATGATCATTTTTGTCTCCAGTACAGGTATTGCGACACCATCGCTGGATGCTCACCTGTTGAATGAACGACCATTTCGTGAGGATGTGGAGCGAATGCCATTATGGGGGCTGGGTTGTGCAGGCGGTGCGATCGGGTTATCCCGTGCAGCTGATTTCCTGACCGCCCATCCCAAAAAAACAGTGCTTGTTATAGGTGCAGAATTATGCAGTCTCACTTTTCAAAAGGATGATCATAAGAAGAGTAATTTGGTTGGTACTGCCTTATTTAGTGACGGAGTTGGGGCTGTATTTTTATGTGGTGAGCAGTCAAAATATTGCTCCAATCGGACAAAAATATTACCACGAATCACCCGTAAAGGTACGTTCACTAAAAAGGATAGCTTATCCATCATGGGATGGGATATTACCAATAATGGCATGGAAGTCATTTTCTCAAAGAGCATTCCCAACCTTGTAAAAACGCTTTGGAAGGATCATATTGAGTCATTTCTTAGTGGAGCCGGCCTGGAAGAACAAAAGATTCACTCATTCATAGCTCATCCAGGCGGAAAAAAAGTGTTGCAGGCAATGGAGGAAACACTACATATCCCGACTGAAAAGTTAATACATTCATACAATGTATTGCGTGATCACGGGAATATGTCATCAGGTACTGTTTTTTATGTTTTGTATGAATGGATGAAAGAGGTGTTTCAGGGGAAAGAGCAAAGCATTTTGTCAGCCCTGGGACCTGGCTTTAGTTCGGAACTATTATTATTGGAGTGGAATGAATGA
- a CDS encoding isoprenylcysteine carboxyl methyltransferase family protein yields the protein MTIWMSVLIGVIICQRLVELYIAKRNEKWMKARGGIERGKKHYKWFIVLHVLFFLSIIAEVSANPAPRQLNYFLFIIFIATQMGRIWCIYTLGRFWNTKIIVLPRVSLIKKGPYKYMKHPNYLIVLIELFVIPLLLGAYFSAILFPMLHLGLLRLRVPQEDRALTKVT from the coding sequence ATGACAATATGGATGAGTGTTTTAATTGGTGTAATCATCTGTCAGCGGCTGGTTGAGCTTTATATTGCAAAGCGAAATGAAAAATGGATGAAGGCACGTGGCGGTATTGAACGGGGCAAGAAACATTATAAATGGTTTATCGTACTGCATGTACTATTTTTCTTGTCCATTATTGCAGAAGTAAGTGCGAATCCTGCACCAAGACAATTAAATTATTTTCTATTTATAATATTTATCGCCACGCAAATGGGAAGGATTTGGTGTATTTATACACTTGGGAGGTTTTGGAATACAAAAATCATTGTCCTGCCAAGAGTCTCCCTTATAAAAAAGGGTCCATATAAGTATATGAAGCATCCAAATTATCTTATTGTGCTGATTGAGTTATTTGTTATTCCATTGTTACTTGGAGCTTATTTTTCCGCCATTTTATTTCCAATGTTGCACCTGGGGCTGTTAAGATTACGCGTACCACAGGAAGATCGGGCATTAACAAAAGTAACATGA
- a CDS encoding cold-shock protein, which produces MENGVVKWFNAEKGYGFIQIEDGNDVFVHYSAIQEEGFKTLEEGQEVSFEIVEGERGPQAANVVKK; this is translated from the coding sequence ATGGAAAACGGAGTAGTAAAATGGTTCAACGCAGAAAAGGGTTATGGTTTCATTCAAATTGAAGACGGAAATGATGTATTTGTACACTATTCTGCCATTCAAGAAGAAGGATTCAAAACACTTGAAGAAGGACAAGAAGTGTCTTTTGAAATTGTTGAAGGTGAACGCGGCCCACAAGCAGCAAATGTAGTGAAGAAATAA
- a CDS encoding formate--tetrahydrofolate ligase codes for MDVKTDIEIAQEAKLKPIRDIAQRLQLTDEDWEPYGHTKAKLSDNLLTKLGNNPDGKIILVTSINPTQAGEGKSTVTVGLGQALDKIGEKAIIALREPSLGPVMGMKGGAAGGGYSQVLPMEEINLHFTGDLHAITSANNALAALIDNHIQRGNDLRIDPRRVEWKRVIDMNDRVLRQIVVGLGGPKQGIPREDGFTITVASEIMAILCLATGLDDLKERISRIVIGYTYEEEPVTVKDLKVEGALTLLLKDAIKPNLVQTTENTPAIIHGGPFANIAHGCNSLMATKTAAKLADYVVTEAGFGADLGAEKFLDIKTRAGDFEPSAVVIVATVRALKMHGGMKKDQLTEENLDALKNGMANLEKHIESIESFGLPYIIAINKFSTDTERETSFIESWCHERGIDVALTDVWAKGGDGGIGLAKKIVQKTSTTTSHFQRIYEPEESLKTKIRKIAQTVYGADDIELSPKAAEQLQYYEQQGWSNLSICMAKTQYSLSDDPSLVGRPRGFTLTIREMRAAIGAGFIVVLTGTMMTMPGLPAHPAALDMDVTVDGRITGLF; via the coding sequence ATGGACGTGAAAACCGATATTGAAATTGCTCAAGAAGCAAAACTAAAACCGATTAGGGACATTGCACAACGCTTACAGCTTACGGATGAAGACTGGGAACCATATGGGCATACCAAAGCAAAACTGTCGGATAACCTGCTGACAAAGCTGGGGAATAATCCGGATGGGAAGATCATTTTAGTTACATCAATCAATCCAACACAGGCGGGGGAAGGAAAATCCACTGTAACAGTTGGATTGGGTCAAGCGTTGGATAAAATTGGAGAAAAAGCGATCATTGCATTACGTGAGCCTTCTTTAGGTCCTGTCATGGGAATGAAAGGGGGGGCAGCAGGAGGTGGCTATTCTCAAGTTCTCCCCATGGAAGAAATCAATTTGCACTTTACCGGTGATTTGCATGCCATCACAAGTGCCAATAATGCGTTGGCAGCATTAATCGATAACCATATTCAACGGGGAAATGATTTACGGATTGATCCGCGTCGAGTTGAATGGAAACGGGTTATAGACATGAATGATCGTGTTCTGAGACAAATCGTTGTTGGACTGGGTGGACCAAAACAGGGTATCCCACGTGAAGATGGATTTACGATTACAGTTGCTTCCGAGATAATGGCCATTCTTTGTCTGGCAACTGGTTTGGATGATCTAAAAGAACGAATATCCCGCATTGTTATTGGATATACGTATGAAGAAGAGCCGGTAACGGTGAAGGATCTAAAGGTCGAGGGTGCGCTGACATTATTATTGAAAGACGCGATAAAACCAAATCTTGTCCAAACAACCGAAAATACACCAGCAATTATCCATGGTGGTCCATTTGCCAATATTGCTCACGGATGCAATAGCCTCATGGCGACCAAAACAGCAGCCAAATTGGCGGATTATGTAGTAACCGAGGCGGGTTTTGGTGCCGATCTTGGTGCAGAGAAATTTTTAGATATTAAAACACGTGCGGGGGATTTTGAACCAAGCGCTGTTGTCATTGTCGCCACAGTCCGGGCTTTAAAAATGCATGGCGGTATGAAAAAAGACCAATTGACCGAAGAAAATCTTGATGCATTAAAGAATGGAATGGCTAATCTGGAAAAACATATCGAGTCGATTGAATCATTTGGATTGCCATATATAATAGCCATTAATAAATTCTCTACGGATACGGAAAGAGAAACCTCTTTTATTGAATCATGGTGTCATGAAAGAGGAATCGATGTTGCTTTGACAGATGTATGGGCCAAGGGTGGAGATGGTGGAATCGGGTTGGCAAAAAAAATCGTTCAGAAAACAAGCACTACCACATCCCATTTTCAGCGGATTTACGAACCTGAGGAGTCACTAAAGACCAAGATACGAAAGATTGCCCAGACTGTCTATGGTGCGGATGACATTGAATTATCCCCTAAAGCGGCCGAACAGCTACAGTATTATGAACAACAAGGATGGAGCAATTTATCCATTTGTATGGCGAAGACGCAATATTCGCTATCCGATGATCCCTCGCTGGTGGGTAGACCAAGGGGATTTACGCTGACTATTCGGGAAATGCGTGCAGCGATTGGGGCCGGCTTTATTGTGGTATTAACAGGAACAATGATGACCATGCCGGGATTACCTGCGCATCCAGCAGCACTGGATATGGACGTCACAGTAGATGGCCGGATTACGGGACTGTTTTAA
- a CDS encoding DUF2512 family protein, translated as MSGFIVKLIVCPIGVILASWIFPNVNFAAWYQPIIIGVVLAVIGYYMEVGMLRKNTNWVSTAIDFVVTTLVVYFGAMLFNGTHVTFWGAVLTGIIIGITEIFQHYWLLGSGRVDKEEPLTD; from the coding sequence ATGAGTGGTTTTATTGTAAAATTAATTGTCTGTCCAATCGGTGTCATTCTCGCTTCATGGATTTTTCCCAATGTCAATTTTGCCGCTTGGTATCAGCCGATTATCATTGGTGTAGTATTGGCAGTTATCGGTTACTACATGGAAGTTGGTATGCTCCGTAAAAATACTAACTGGGTAAGTACGGCCATTGATTTTGTTGTGACTACATTAGTCGTTTATTTTGGAGCGATGCTTTTTAATGGAACCCATGTTACCTTTTGGGGAGCAGTGTTAACCGGCATTATTATTGGCATAACCGAAATATTCCAGCATTACTGGCTTTTGGGATCCGGTCGTGTAGATAAAGAAGAACCTCTTACTGATTAA
- a CDS encoding thymidylate synthase: MIKNEQAYLDLCRTVLNTGTKKADRTNTGTFSIFGHQMRFDLREGFPLLTTKKVPFRLIASELLWFINGDTNIRYLLENNNNIWNEWAFKKWVESDDYDGPDMTDFGNRSQKDPEFNEQYQEQMSQFKSNMLTDDMFAEKYGDLGSVYGKQWRAWKMSNQKTIDQLKNVIESIKNNPDSRRHIVTAWNPEDVPTMALPPCHTLFQFYVADGELSCQLYQRSADIFLGLPFNIASYALLTHLIALECNLEVGEFIHTLGDAHIYTNHVEQVKIQLNRELRSLPELKLNPDKKSIFDFQPADFELVNYHPHPTIKAPIAV, translated from the coding sequence GTGATAAAAAATGAACAAGCATACTTGGATCTATGCAGGACGGTACTAAATACCGGTACAAAAAAAGCAGATCGCACCAATACTGGCACTTTTTCGATATTTGGACATCAGATGCGTTTTGATTTAAGGGAAGGCTTTCCACTTTTAACAACAAAAAAGGTGCCGTTTCGTTTAATCGCTAGTGAATTACTTTGGTTTATTAATGGAGATACAAATATTCGCTACTTACTTGAAAATAATAACAATATCTGGAATGAATGGGCTTTTAAAAAATGGGTTGAGAGCGATGATTATGATGGACCGGATATGACCGACTTTGGTAATCGTTCCCAAAAGGATCCAGAATTTAATGAACAATATCAGGAGCAAATGTCTCAATTCAAATCCAATATGCTTACTGATGATATGTTTGCCGAAAAATATGGTGACCTTGGATCGGTTTATGGTAAGCAATGGCGTGCATGGAAAATGTCAAACCAAAAAACAATTGATCAGTTGAAAAACGTAATCGAATCGATTAAAAACAACCCTGATTCCCGCCGCCATATTGTTACTGCCTGGAATCCGGAAGATGTTCCGACAATGGCTTTACCACCATGTCACACTTTATTTCAATTTTATGTAGCGGATGGTGAACTTTCCTGCCAGCTGTACCAACGAAGTGCCGACATCTTCTTGGGATTGCCGTTTAATATTGCCAGCTATGCACTGTTAACCCATCTGATTGCCTTAGAATGTAATTTGGAGGTCGGTGAGTTTATTCATACGCTTGGTGATGCGCATATTTATACGAATCACGTGGAACAGGTAAAGATTCAGCTTAATCGGGAGCTTAGATCACTCCCTGAACTCAAATTAAATCCGGATAAGAAATCCATTTTTGACTTCCAACCAGCTGATTTTGAACTCGTGAACTATCATCCACATCCGACCATCAAGGCACCAATTGCCGTATAA
- a CDS encoding dihydrofolate reductase, translated as MISLLVAMDRKQVIGSDNGLPWHLPKDLRFFKELTTGHTIVMGRKTFESIGKALPNRKNYVITSHSENEFPEDVSVLRDLATIKNWNDQHPDEEFFVIGGGTIFEQIINDADRMYITYIDEVFDGDIHFPIFTMDKWSLTSKIKGEKDEKNPYDYYFLQYDRR; from the coding sequence ATGATCTCATTACTTGTTGCGATGGATCGCAAGCAAGTCATTGGTTCTGATAATGGTTTACCGTGGCATTTACCAAAGGACCTTCGTTTTTTTAAAGAATTGACAACCGGGCATACGATTGTTATGGGACGGAAAACTTTTGAATCAATTGGCAAAGCATTACCCAACCGCAAAAACTATGTTATAACCAGTCATAGTGAAAATGAATTTCCCGAGGATGTCTCTGTCCTGCGTGATTTGGCAACGATAAAAAACTGGAATGACCAGCACCCGGATGAGGAGTTCTTTGTGATTGGCGGAGGCACTATTTTTGAACAGATTATCAATGATGCCGATCGGATGTATATCACTTATATTGATGAAGTGTTCGATGGAGACATACATTTTCCAATTTTTACAATGGATAAATGGTCGTTAACCTCGAAAATTAAAGGGGAAAAAGATGAGAAAAATCCGTATGACTATTATTTTTTGCAATATGATCGCAGGTAA
- the mobA gene encoding molybdenum cofactor guanylyltransferase produces the protein MKYCGVILAGGKSLRMGQTKSLLPLRDEPVVSHIVREIKKCVDEVVIVANDPSAYTFLQVPIVKDRYTGAGPLAGMEAAFHRDADVFVVSACDTPFINHQVYMQLMGCLNGNDAVIPKYGERIHPLAGIYKKSVLPVVQQQLENNVRKVDRMFDFLQVAYVNDFGIISDDILEKHFFNMNHPAQYDWAKQV, from the coding sequence ATGAAATATTGTGGCGTTATTTTAGCTGGCGGAAAATCGCTTAGAATGGGGCAAACAAAGTCGTTACTGCCATTACGAGATGAACCAGTTGTTTCACATATTGTAAGGGAAATAAAAAAATGTGTTGACGAGGTTGTCATCGTTGCTAATGATCCATCAGCATATACATTTCTGCAAGTACCAATCGTCAAGGATCGATACACTGGGGCAGGTCCGTTGGCGGGAATGGAAGCAGCATTTCATCGGGATGCAGATGTCTTTGTCGTTTCCGCTTGTGATACCCCGTTTATCAATCATCAGGTCTATATGCAGCTAATGGGATGTCTGAACGGAAATGATGCAGTAATTCCGAAATATGGTGAGCGAATCCATCCATTGGCCGGAATTTATAAAAAATCTGTCTTACCGGTGGTACAGCAACAATTGGAGAACAATGTTCGTAAAGTTGATCGTATGTTTGATTTTCTTCAGGTCGCCTATGTGAATGATTTTGGAATAATATCTGATGATATACTTGAGAAGCATTTTTTTAATATGAATCATCCTGCACAATATGACTGGGCAAAGCAGGTATGA
- the tatA gene encoding twin-arginine translocase TatA/TatE family subunit: MFANIGFPGLILILIIALVIFGPKKLPEIGKAAGHSLREFKDSARELTSDVTDEVKETKEIISGKETK; this comes from the coding sequence ATGTTTGCAAATATAGGATTCCCTGGGCTTATATTAATTTTAATTATTGCATTGGTTATTTTTGGACCTAAAAAACTTCCCGAAATTGGCAAGGCAGCCGGTCATTCATTGCGGGAGTTTAAAGATTCTGCTCGTGAACTGACTAGTGATGTAACTGATGAGGTAAAAGAAACAAAAGAAATAATCAGCGGAAAAGAAACGAAATAA
- a CDS encoding twin-arginine translocase TatA/TatE family subunit: MFSNIGIPGLILILIVALVIFGPSKLPEIGKAFGSSLKEFKNATKDIVSDDEKKDNDK; this comes from the coding sequence ATGTTTAGCAACATTGGGATTCCAGGATTAATTTTAATATTGATTGTTGCATTAGTCATTTTTGGCCCATCGAAACTTCCGGAAATCGGTAAGGCATTTGGAAGCTCACTAAAAGAGTTTAAGAATGCAACAAAAGATATTGTCTCTGATGATGAAAAAAAGGATAACGACAAGTAA
- the tatC gene encoding twin-arginine translocase subunit TatC has protein sequence MSEDQQSTMSNEKEMNVTGHLSELRNRLIVTAVFFVLFFILGFIYVKDIYGFFVNDLPFELNVISPGEIIWIYFTMAGLIAVIGTIPVMLFQIWLFVKPGLTPVERKASALYIPAAFLLFIAGLVFGYIIFVKLILPFLLSLNDGMFNELFTVDKYFKFLLRVTIPFAILFEIPIISMFLTRIGVLTPDFMVKTRKYAYFILVIIGAAVTPPDFVLQIVVAIPLILLYEISIYFSKIVYRKKLRKHQEFMDQDD, from the coding sequence ATGTCTGAAGATCAACAATCCACAATGTCAAATGAAAAAGAAATGAATGTTACTGGTCATTTATCCGAGTTGAGAAATCGGCTAATCGTTACAGCGGTATTTTTTGTGCTGTTTTTTATCTTGGGCTTCATTTATGTGAAGGATATTTATGGCTTCTTTGTAAATGATTTACCTTTCGAGTTGAATGTAATCAGCCCTGGTGAGATTATCTGGATTTATTTTACAATGGCAGGGCTTATTGCCGTCATCGGAACCATACCCGTTATGCTTTTCCAGATTTGGTTGTTCGTGAAACCTGGATTAACACCTGTTGAGCGCAAAGCCTCTGCTTTATACATACCCGCAGCGTTTTTATTATTTATTGCAGGGCTTGTGTTTGGATACATTATATTTGTCAAGCTGATCTTGCCATTTTTACTCTCATTAAATGATGGAATGTTTAATGAACTGTTTACAGTCGATAAGTATTTTAAATTTCTCTTGCGTGTAACGATACCATTTGCCATTTTGTTTGAGATACCTATTATCTCCATGTTTTTGACCAGGATTGGTGTTCTTACACCGGATTTCATGGTAAAAACGCGAAAGTATGCCTATTTTATTTTAGTTATTATCGGGGCAGCTGTAACGCCACCTGACTTTGTATTACAGATAGTTGTGGCCATACCGCTAATTTTGCTATACGAAATCAGTATTTACTTCTCAAAAATTGTATATCGGAAAAAGTTACGCAAGCATCAGGAATTTATGGATCAGGATGACTAG
- a CDS encoding YozE family protein → MRTFYHYMMTYRGKKQPDEKSKLADWIFYDHDFPKQSTSYAEISDYLEWNSPFPNALMVFDELWELYQSK, encoded by the coding sequence ATGCGAACTTTTTATCACTATATGATGACCTATCGGGGCAAAAAGCAGCCAGATGAAAAAAGCAAGCTGGCGGATTGGATATTTTACGATCATGATTTCCCTAAACAGTCTACCAGTTATGCTGAAATTAGTGACTATCTAGAGTGGAACAGTCCATTTCCCAATGCGTTAATGGTGTTTGATGAGTTATGGGAATTATATCAGTCAAAGTAA
- the vrrA gene encoding VrrA/YqfQ family protein — protein sequence MPPAAPRGNFMQNILGRFMGSGGGGMQQAASIPTQAAASGGGLTNTLNNVQQVLKVMQQTAPMVQEYGPMVKNLPAMFRMMKAFKDSDGDAADNDDNESVEGSGQPEEKQTKETDEQEKSNSKSPNRSKSEKNTSTRDDGETTVYDKKKTTSKRTTNDGQSKPMLFI from the coding sequence ATGCCACCTGCAGCACCGCGGGGTAATTTCATGCAAAACATCCTCGGAAGATTTATGGGATCAGGGGGAGGGGGCATGCAGCAAGCCGCATCAATACCAACGCAGGCTGCCGCAAGTGGTGGCGGTCTTACGAATACACTAAATAATGTGCAACAAGTATTAAAAGTGATGCAACAGACCGCGCCAATGGTTCAAGAGTATGGGCCAATGGTTAAAAATTTGCCCGCTATGTTCCGTATGATGAAAGCTTTTAAGGATTCAGACGGTGATGCTGCTGATAATGATGATAATGAATCAGTGGAAGGAAGCGGACAGCCAGAAGAAAAACAAACAAAGGAAACTGATGAACAAGAAAAAAGCAATAGCAAAAGCCCTAATAGATCGAAAAGTGAAAAAAACACTTCAACCAGAGATGACGGGGAAACAACAGTGTACGACAAGAAAAAGACAACTTCTAAAAGGACGACAAATGATGGCCAATCAAAACCGATGTTGTTCATTTAA